GAACTTGATGGAGTAGTAGAAGCTGATGAAACATTTTTGCCTATCTCATACAAAGGCAATCACAGAAATTTTAAGTTACCACGTTTATCATATCAAAGAGGAACGCCAGCTAGTAAGCGTGGTTTATCAAAAGAACAAGTCTGCGTTCCTTGCGTTGTTAATCTAGGTGGCTTATCGGTTGCTAAAATCTCAAATCTAGGTAAGCCAAAGTTAGCTGATCTGCAAAGAGTAATAAGTGGCAAGATAGCCAAGGATAGTGTCTTTGTAACCGATGCTCTTAGATCATATATCAAGCTATCAAATGATATGGAGCTAAACCACATTAGAATTCCGCGTAAAAAACGAAGTGTAGGAACTTTTAACATTCAAACTGCTAATAGCTATCACAGCCATTTAAAATCAATGCTGATTTATACTTTCAAAGGCGTATCGACCAAGTATCTTAATAACTATCTTGTCTATCATAACTTTGTCAATTTTGCAAAAGAGAGTAGACAGGATAAAGAACAGATACTTTTTGTTCATATACTTAATACTGATTGCGTAAGCAAGGTTGAAAGTTTAAGAGATAGACCTGCAATACCTCTTGCGTCGTAAAATTAGTTATAAAATTAAATTAGGAAAAATAGATGGCAAAAACAATAGATGAAATTTTTGAAAAAGAAGAATCAAAACACTTGTCTCAATTAAAAAAAGAAGATATAGAGTGGCTAAATAGCCAAATCAAAGAACGTGCGGGGGGGGTGCAGGTATTGAGTGTATTATTCGTGGCAAAAATGATAGTGGAGACTATTTTAAATTAACGCCCGAAGAGATAATTAGACAGTACTACGCACACCTCTTAATTGAGAGATATGGGTATTCTAAAAACAAAATAAAATTTGAAACCCCAGTTATTTTTGCAGGAAAAGAAAAAAAAGATGAAAAAAGAACAGATATTGTTGTTTATAACAAGGACAATGATGCTAAGATTGATTTAATCATTGAAGTAAAACGCCCTAAAATTAAAGATGAAAAAGCTATTGATAGTATAGAGGCTACTTCTGCATTTGAACAAATGCAATCTTATTGTCGTGCATTACAACCTAAAATAGGTGTGATCGCAAATGGTGATAATCTTTTAAAATTTTACGAATTTCCAAAAACGATGAAGAGCTAAGTATAGATAAATTTCCACGAAATGGTGAAGATATAAACGAATGGAAAGAAAACCGTAGATTTACACTAAAACAACTTATGCAGGTTGATAGATTGCAGACCGAAACACTAAAAGATATTATTCTAAAGGTTGAACAACGATTTGGTGCAAACGATTCAAGCGATAAAGCATTTGAAGAGATTTTTAAGTTAATTTTTATCAAACTATATGACGAGATTAAATCCAGCATTGATGCAGATACGATAGCTCTTGATATAGATAGACACAATATTGCACTTAAAGATATTGATGATTCAAAATTTAGAACGATGGAATTTAGAGTTAGAGAGATTGATACGCTTGATGATATTCAAGATAAGTTTAACGAGTTATTTAAAAAAGCAAAGGCTAAATGGAATGGAGTATTCCCAAAAAATTCTGTCCTAGATATGGGTCAAGCTACTTTAAAATCTTGTGTAAAAGAATTGCAATATGTAAAACTTTTTAACTCTAATCTTGAGGTGGTCGATGAAGCATTCGAACATCTAGTAAATAAAAATCAAAAAGGTGATATGGGGCAGTATTTCACACCACGCTATGTAATTGATATGTGCGTAAAAATGTTAAATCCAAAGCCCGATGAAAAAATGATTGATACTGCGGCTGGAAGCTGTGGCTTTCCTATGCACACTATTTTTTATGTGTGGAAACAACTTAATCCAGAGGCACCTAATTTATTTACAACAAGAAGTAGAACATCAGAAGAGCTTGAATATGTCGTAAATAATGTATTCGGTATTGATTTTAGTGAAAAATCTGTTCGTGTTGGAAGAATGTTAAATATCATTGCTGGAGATGGACATACAAATGTGATTGAGCTTAACACGCTTGATTATTCAAATTGGAAAAAATCATACACAAGCATTGAGAAATGGCAAGAAAAATATCAAGCAGGATTTTTAAAGCTTTCTGGTATGAGTTCAAATTCAAATACACACGATGATAAGAAAAGGTTTCACTCTTTTAAATTTGATATTTTAATGGCAAATCCACCTTTTGCTGGTGATCTTGACAATAAAGAACAATTTAAAATTTATGAGCTAGGGAAGAATTCAAAAGGCAAATTACAAAACAAAGTAGGAAGAGACATTTTGTTTATAGAAAGAAATTTAAATTTTTTAAAACCTGGTGGGCGTATGGCAGTTGTCTTACCACAAGGTAGATTTAACAACGCCAATGATAGATATATCCGTGATTATATTGCAGAGAAATGTCGAATACTAGCGGTAGTTGGACTGCATGAAAACGTCTTTAAGCCGCATACTGGAACTAAAACCAGTGTGTTATTCGTGCAAAAATGGACTGATGAAAGGTGCGGTTATCCAAATATTTGTCCTAAACCAGCATCTGATGAAAATGGCGACATTGATTATCCTATATTTTTTGCTACTATGCAAGAACCTAGCAAAGACAACTCGGGAAATAAAATATATGTTAATGAAAATTATGTTAGATGGACTAGTTATGAGTATGAAACAAAAGTTTCTTATATTAGAAAATCCGACAAGGCTGAAGTTACACGAAGCGAATACGATCTAGCAAAGAAAAAATCGGATTATAAAGTAAAAATAGAAACTCATAAAAGCCTAAATGAACATAAAACTAGTGATAACAAAGAATTGTTTATCAAAGATAATTTTGTGGCAGAATTTGGAGAACTGGGCTTGCATAGAAAGTGGATACTTAAAAACGTTGAATTTAAAGATAAAGCTGCCGATAGCAATGAAATTTTAAGTATTGAAGAGTTTCTAAATTTAGATGAGCATATAAGAGGAAACTACAAAGAAATTCCTATTATTGGAAAAAATACCAAAGCACCTATATCACTAGATGAATATAACTCTTTAGACAAGTCAATTCAAAAATACTATCTTGTAGCCGAAGACATAGCAGAGGTTACTAAACGAGTTAAAGATACTCACGGACATATATTTGTAAAGCATGATTTATTTAACCATGACCCTAATATGCAAAATCCAAATCCAAACAATATTTATAGTAAAAATGGAATTGCAGAAGCATTTATAGAATTTGCAAAAGCCCAAAATCTAAGTTTTTGGAGTGAATGATGAATCAAATTCTACAAGCAAAATATCCAAATTTGGAAGTAAGTATATTTAACTATAAAAAAGTTAAAGAACATTTTATTTTTGGCTCAGATTTTAATAGCAATAAAAAGGAAAATGCACTTAAAATTTTAAAATCAGAAAACAAAGTAAGTGATTATTTTGAGCTATCGAACCAAAATGTTTCTTCGTTAAATGAGGCTGCTTTTGTTTATGACTTAACACATTCAATAGAAAATTTTATGGAAGAAGTAAAACTTTCATCAAGTATTCAAAGTAATAAAAAAATAGCATTTGCTGGAGATTTTGTTATTTCAAGATTACGTTCGTATCTTAAAGAAATGGCTGTAATACAGCCAAAAGATTACAAACAGCTGTTGTCAACAGAGTATCTAGTTTATCGTCCAAAAACAGATAAAATTTCAAGCAATACCCTAATGGTATTTGCATTAACCAGATATGTTCAATCTATTCTAAATTGCAGCCAATATGGAACAGAACACCCGAGATTTTACGAATTTGCCTTTAATGAGTTACCTTTGCCAGATGTTCTTTTTAAGTTAAATTCAAAAATTGAAGCTTTGATGCAAAAAGCATATAATTTACGTGAATCAAGCAATGATCTATATAATCAAGCAGAGAATGAATTGATAAGATACTTAAATATTGATACAAAACAAGAAATAGGTGATAATATTGCAATAAAACCTTTTTTAAAAAGCTTTGGAAAGACTGGCAGACTAGACGCTGAATATTATCAATCAAAACACGACAAAATAATACAAAAGCTTGGAGCATTTGGAACAATAGGGGATAAATGCACTATTTACGATAAAACATATATGCCACAAGATGATAAAGAGTACGCGTATATAGAATTAGCAGATATTGGTAAATTTGGCAAAATTATAAATGCCCAAAAGCTAATAGGCTCACAACTTCCATCTCGTGCAAGAAGGCTAATTAAAAAAGGTAATATTTTGGTTTCTTCTATTGAGGGGTCATTAGATAGCTGTGCGTTAGTAGATGACAAATTTGATAATGCTCTTTGTTCAACTGGCTTTTATGTTATAGATTCAGCATATTACAACAGTGAAACAATACTGATTCTTTTAAAATCAAAGCCCATTCAATCACTACTTAAAAAAAGTTGCTCAGGAACTATTTTAACAAGTATTAGAAAAGAGGACTTTTTAAATATTGCATTGCCTTTTATAGATGGCTCTATTCAAGAAACTATAAAGGAAAAAGTTGAAAAATCTTTTAAGCTTAGAAATAAAAGCAATCTAATTCTTGATCATGCAAAGCAAACAGTAGAAATAGCAATAGAGCAAGGTGAAAATATTGCCACACATTACCTAGAAAGAGAAATTAAGGCACTAAATATAGATATTTAAAGTATTTGTTTTTTGATACTTTAAAGAATGTTCTCTTTTTTAATATCTAACAAACAATACATTTTTCATACAGAGCCAAATTTAATAGAACCAAGAACTGACGAAAATGACTACTCCGATAAAAAGAAAATTATTTATTACAATGCCTTTACGCAGGATTTATTTTATTGGAATAATGATACTGAGCCGAAATTAAAGATACAGCCAAATTCTTTTACTAGATGGATATTTGAAGAACAAGGATTAGATAGGGAAGTTATTGATACTTTTCAGTTTTATGTAGGCAAAAAGCTTGAACCTAAATTTGATGCAGAATTTTCAGAAGTTTCTTTTTCTTTTATAGATGACAATGCCTCCGAAGATAATATTAAAATTTCAAAAGGAGAAGAAAGTATTTTTGTTTGGAGTATTTTTTATGTATTAATAAAACAAGTAATAGATGAATTAAATATTGCTGAAGTAGACAACCGATCAACTCACGAATTTAATGATCTGGAATATATATTTATAGATGATCCAGTTAGTTCGCTGGACGAGAACAATCTAATAGAAATAGCTGTTAATTTAGCTGAGAGAATAAAAGGGAGCGAATCTGATATAAAATTTATCATTACTACGCATAATCCTCTATTTTATAATGTTTTGTACAATGGACTAAAAGCCTATAAATTTGTTTTAAAAAATAATGAAGACGGGGTATATGTTTTAGAAGAACAAGAAAACGATTCGCCCTTTGCTTATCATCTGTATTTAAAAGCCGAGATAGAAAAAGCCATTGAGAGCAATCAGATCAAGAAATATCATTTTAACTTTTTAAGAAATGTTTTGGAAAAGACTTCTACTTTTCTTGGTTATAAAAGCTGGGGCGATCTCTTGCCTGATACTCCTGGCAGTGATTCAAGGCCATATGAATCAAGATTGATTAATATTTCAAGCCATTCTAAGCATTCTGCTGAAGAAAGTACTGAGCCAACTGATAATGACAAAAGGGTGCTAAAATTTTTAATGCAGGAAATTAACTCCATATATCATTTTAATAGCAACTAGCAAAGGAAAAACAAATGACACAAACTAAACCAATAGCAGAATCTCCAAAATTTATCGTCCTAGACGAATATGAAAAGATAATCCAGCCGTCAACCTATCAGAGTGAAGCTGATATGGAGCGCGAGCTGATAAACGACCTTGTTGCACAAGGCTACGAGTATGCAAAAGATATAAACTCGCCCGCAAAGCTACTAGAAAATTTAAAACAGCGACTGGAAAGTCTAAATGAGGTTAAATTTACGCCTTCTGAGTGGACTAGACTGCTTGGCGAATATCTCGACGCACCAAACGACGGCGTGAATGAAAAAACTCGTAAAATCCAAGATAATCACATTTATGATTTTGTTTTTGATGATGGGCATATACAAAATATCTACCTTCTCGATAAGAAAAATATCGCGCGAAATAGCGTGCAAGTCATTAATCAATTCGAGCAAACGGGATCGTTTGCCAACAGATACGACGTTACTATCCTAGTAAACGGCTTGCCGCTCGTGCAAATTGAGCTTAAAAAGCGCGGCGTGGCGATAAGAGAAGCGTTCAATCAAATCCACCGCTATGCCAAAGAGAGCTTTAATGCGTCAAATTCACTATTTAAATACCTGCAAATTTTCGTTATCTCAAACGGCACGGATACGCGCTACTTTGCAAATACTACAAAGCGCGATAAAACTAGCTTCGATTTTACTATCAACTGGGCGGATTCTAAAAATTATCCCATCAAAGACATAAAGGACTTTACTGCGACTTTTCTAGCAAAAAATACGCTTTTAAGCATACTGACAAAATACTGCGTATTTGACGCGAGCGATACCTTGTTAATCATGCGTCCATATCAGATCGCAGCGACCGAGCGTATACTGTGGAAGATAAATAGCTCACATCTTAGCAAATGCTATGCAAAGCCGGAGGGCGGCGGCTATATCTGGCATACGACAGGATCGGGCAAAACTCTAACCAGCTTTAAGGCGGCAAGGCTCGCTACTGGGCTTGATTTTATAGATAAGGTCTTTTTCGTAGTAGATCGCAAGGATCTAGACTATCAGACGATGAAGGAGTATCAAAAATTTCAAAAAGATAGCGTAAACGGCTCCGCAAGCTGCGCCGAACTAAAACGAAACACGGAAAAAGAGGACGGTAAAATAATCGTAACGACCATACAAAAGCTAAATAATCTGATGAAAAGCGAAAGCGAGCTGGCCGTATATCAAAAGGAGGTCGTTTTTATATTTGACGAGTGCCATCGCTCGCAGTTTGGCGAGGCGCAGAAAAATTTAAAGAAAAAATTTAAGCGATTTTTCCAGTTCGGTTTTACTGGTACGCCGATATTTCCGCAAAATGCGCTAGGAGCGGAGACGACGCAAGGCGTATTTGGAAGCGAGCTTCACTCGTATATATTAACCGATGCTGTGCGAGACGAAAAAGTGCTTAAATTTAAGGTTGATTATAACGACGTAAGGCCTAAATTTAGAGAATTTGAGACCGAAAAAGATGAGCTAAAACTGAGCGCTGCGGAGAGTAAAGAGGCATTTTTGCACCCTGAGCGTATAAAAGAGATTTCGCAGTATATCCTAGACCATTTCAAACAAAAAACGCACCGCCTAAACGCAAGTGGCAAAGGCTTTAACGCTATGTTTGCAGTAAGCTCTATCGAGGCCGCAAAGCTTTATTACGAGGCGTTTAAAAATTTACAAAAAGATAAAGAGCGACCGCTAAAAGTAGCGACGATTTTTTCATTTTCGCAAAACGAGGAGCAAGGCGTTGCGGACGAGATAGCGGACGAAAATTTTGAGCCAGAGACGATGGATATGAGCTCAAAAGAGTTTTTAAATGCGGCGATAAAAGATTATAACGCCTATTTTAGGACGAATTTTAGTATCGATGGTAGGTCGTTTCAGGACTATTATCGTGACTTAAGCGAGCGTATGAAAAAGCAAGAGATCGATCTGCTTGTAGTCGTGGGCATGTTTTTAACAGGGTTTGACGCACCTACCTTAAATACGTTATTTG
This window of the Campylobacter showae CSUNSWCD genome carries:
- a CDS encoding IS1595 family transposase codes for the protein MTTNKAELEIIKQLFSTLSDDDKKSFLKSIKDNQQITEKLNFTRELKECPHCKSTHFKKNGTTHSKQRYFCHDCKRTFAITNDTILFSTKKDLSVWQKYIHCMIEKYSLRKTAEICGINLTTAFNWRHKILDALQNMMKEVELDGVVEADETFLPISYKGNHRNFKLPRLSYQRGTPASKRGLSKEQVCVPCVVNLGGLSVAKISNLGKPKLADLQRVISGKIAKDSVFVTDALRSYIKLSNDMELNHIRIPRKKRSVGTFNIQTANSYHSHLKSMLIYTFKGVSTKYLNNYLVYHNFVNFAKESRQDKEQILFVHILNTDCVSKVESLRDRPAIPLAS
- a CDS encoding type I restriction enzyme HsdR N-terminal domain-containing protein, producing MRQYYAHLLIERYGYSKNKIKFETPVIFAGKEKKDEKRTDIVVYNKDNDAKIDLIIEVKRPKIKDEKAIDSIEATSAFEQMQSYCRALQPKIGVIANGDNLLKFYEFPKTMKS
- a CDS encoding HsdM family class I SAM-dependent methyltransferase yields the protein MQVDRLQTETLKDIILKVEQRFGANDSSDKAFEEIFKLIFIKLYDEIKSSIDADTIALDIDRHNIALKDIDDSKFRTMEFRVREIDTLDDIQDKFNELFKKAKAKWNGVFPKNSVLDMGQATLKSCVKELQYVKLFNSNLEVVDEAFEHLVNKNQKGDMGQYFTPRYVIDMCVKMLNPKPDEKMIDTAAGSCGFPMHTIFYVWKQLNPEAPNLFTTRSRTSEELEYVVNNVFGIDFSEKSVRVGRMLNIIAGDGHTNVIELNTLDYSNWKKSYTSIEKWQEKYQAGFLKLSGMSSNSNTHDDKKRFHSFKFDILMANPPFAGDLDNKEQFKIYELGKNSKGKLQNKVGRDILFIERNLNFLKPGGRMAVVLPQGRFNNANDRYIRDYIAEKCRILAVVGLHENVFKPHTGTKTSVLFVQKWTDERCGYPNICPKPASDENGDIDYPIFFATMQEPSKDNSGNKIYVNENYVRWTSYEYETKVSYIRKSDKAEVTRSEYDLAKKKSDYKVKIETHKSLNEHKTSDNKELFIKDNFVAEFGELGLHRKWILKNVEFKDKAADSNEILSIEEFLNLDEHIRGNYKEIPIIGKNTKAPISLDEYNSLDKSIQKYYLVAEDIAEVTKRVKDTHGHIFVKHDLFNHDPNMQNPNPNNIYSKNGIAEAFIEFAKAQNLSFWSE
- a CDS encoding Type I restriction modification DNA specificity domain, putative, whose protein sequence is MNQILQAKYPNLEVSIFNYKKVKEHFIFGSDFNSNKKENALKILKSENKVSDYFELSNQNVSSLNEAAFVYDLTHSIENFMEEVKLSSSIQSNKKIAFAGDFVISRLRSYLKEMAVIQPKDYKQLLSTEYLVYRPKTDKISSNTLMVFALTRYVQSILNCSQYGTEHPRFYEFAFNELPLPDVLFKLNSKIEALMQKAYNLRESSNDLYNQAENELIRYLNIDTKQEIGDNIAIKPFLKSFGKTGRLDAEYYQSKHDKIIQKLGAFGTIGDKCTIYDKTYMPQDDKEYAYIELADIGKFGKIINAQKLIGSQLPSRARRLIKKGNILVSSIEGSLDSCALVDDKFDNALCSTGFYVIDSAYYNSETILILLKSKPIQSLLKKSCSGTILTSIRKEDFLNIALPFIDGSIQETIKEKVEKSFKLRNKSNLILDHAKQTVEIAIEQGENIATHYLEREIKALNIDI
- a CDS encoding AAA family ATPase — protein: MFSFLISNKQYIFHTEPNLIEPRTDENDYSDKKKIIYYNAFTQDLFYWNNDTEPKLKIQPNSFTRWIFEEQGLDREVIDTFQFYVGKKLEPKFDAEFSEVSFSFIDDNASEDNIKISKGEESIFVWSIFYVLIKQVIDELNIAEVDNRSTHEFNDLEYIFIDDPVSSLDENNLIEIAVNLAERIKGSESDIKFIITTHNPLFYNVLYNGLKAYKFVLKNNEDGVYVLEEQENDSPFAYHLYLKAEIEKAIESNQIKKYHFNFLRNVLEKTSTFLGYKSWGDLLPDTPGSDSRPYESRLINISSHSKHSAEESTEPTDNDKRVLKFLMQEINSIYHFNSN
- a CDS encoding type I restriction endonuclease subunit R, yielding MTQTKPIAESPKFIVLDEYEKIIQPSTYQSEADMERELINDLVAQGYEYAKDINSPAKLLENLKQRLESLNEVKFTPSEWTRLLGEYLDAPNDGVNEKTRKIQDNHIYDFVFDDGHIQNIYLLDKKNIARNSVQVINQFEQTGSFANRYDVTILVNGLPLVQIELKKRGVAIREAFNQIHRYAKESFNASNSLFKYLQIFVISNGTDTRYFANTTKRDKTSFDFTINWADSKNYPIKDIKDFTATFLAKNTLLSILTKYCVFDASDTLLIMRPYQIAATERILWKINSSHLSKCYAKPEGGGYIWHTTGSGKTLTSFKAARLATGLDFIDKVFFVVDRKDLDYQTMKEYQKFQKDSVNGSASCAELKRNTEKEDGKIIVTTIQKLNNLMKSESELAVYQKEVVFIFDECHRSQFGEAQKNLKKKFKRFFQFGFTGTPIFPQNALGAETTQGVFGSELHSYILTDAVRDEKVLKFKVDYNDVRPKFREFETEKDELKLSAAESKEAFLHPERIKEISQYILDHFKQKTHRLNASGKGFNAMFAVSSIEAAKLYYEAFKNLQKDKERPLKVATIFSFSQNEEQGVADEIADENFEPETMDMSSKEFLNAAIKDYNAYFRTNFSIDGRSFQDYYRDLSERMKKQEIDLLVVVGMFLTGFDAPTLNTLFVDKNLRYHGLIQAFSRTNRILDTTKTFGNIVTFRDLQQATIDAITLFGKNSTKNVILEKSYKEYMQGFTDAATGEARRGFLEVASELETRFSDPSAIETQKDKKDFVKLFGEYLRVENALQNYDEFAALQALQEINLDDENAVREFKEKFYLSEEDLREMQSIKVPSVRALQDYRSTYNDIRDWLRKERAGEQKEAQKIDWDDVVFEIDLLRSQEINLDYILGLIFEHNKKIKDKIALTEEIRRIIRASLENRSKEGLIVDFINGTDLDALKDRAGVVEAFFKFAKGEMNREAKELIVSLNLNENAAKRYISASLKRGYASESGTDLNEILPKMSPLNPKYLSVKQNVFEKIAFFVDKFKEVGAEV